The Lysobacter capsici genome has a segment encoding these proteins:
- a CDS encoding LysR substrate-binding domain-containing protein, with amino-acid sequence MDLPTHRHLRPRTSHHGRPADPRALREHRCINLRRPTDGSLYHWEFERGADKLEAAVDGPLIVTEPEVAMRAALDGGGIAYLLDFRLREHLAAGRLLQLVPEWTPALRGFYLYYPSRRQLPEPLRVFVDFLREQARSSARASTG; translated from the coding sequence ATCGACCTACCCACGCACCGGCATCTTCGCCCCCGAACATCACACCACGGCCGCCCGGCCGACCCGCGCGCGCTGCGCGAGCACCGCTGCATCAACCTCCGTCGGCCCACCGACGGCAGCCTGTATCACTGGGAATTCGAACGCGGCGCGGACAAGCTCGAAGCGGCGGTCGACGGGCCGTTGATCGTGACCGAGCCGGAGGTCGCGATGCGCGCGGCGCTCGACGGGGGCGGCATCGCGTATTTGCTCGACTTCCGCTTGCGCGAGCACCTCGCCGCCGGCCGCCTGCTGCAGCTGGTGCCGGAGTGGACCCCGGCCTTGCGCGGGTTCTATCTGTATTACCCGAGCCGGCGCCAGCTGCCGGAGCCGCTGCGGGTGTTCGTCGATTTCTTGCGCGAGCAGGCGCGATCGTCGGCGCGCGCATCGACCGGCTGA
- the cutA gene encoding divalent-cation tolerance protein CutA, whose product MPPTDPAPLPRLIFSTCPDEATADAIALALVEDGLAACVSRWPGVRSTYRWQGRVEHATEVQLMIKTQPDRVGAVLARIQALHPYELPEALVVEVRDGLDPYLHWIAEQTRER is encoded by the coding sequence ATGCCCCCGACCGACCCCGCGCCCCTGCCCCGGCTGATCTTCAGCACCTGCCCCGACGAAGCCACGGCCGACGCGATCGCGCTGGCGCTGGTCGAGGACGGCCTGGCCGCCTGCGTCAGCCGCTGGCCCGGGGTGCGTTCGACCTACCGCTGGCAGGGCCGGGTCGAGCACGCCACCGAAGTCCAGCTGATGATCAAGACCCAGCCCGACCGGGTCGGCGCGGTGCTCGCACGCATTCAAGCGCTGCATCCGTATGAACTGCCGGAAGCCTTGGTGGTCGAAGTCCGCGACGGCCTCGATCCGTATCTGCACTGGATCGCCGAACAGACCCGAGAACGATGA